The Novosphingobium terrae genome has a window encoding:
- a CDS encoding DUF1178 family protein has protein sequence MIVYDLQCEEGGHKFEGWFGSSGDFDGQQARGLIACPDCGSARVSKALMAPNLGRKGNQKAVELEPAKVSAAPAPAPTPPALPPEARAMLQAVAALQAEAIKSSRWVGDGFAKDARAMHYGEKENAPIHGRASAQDVQEMLEEGIGIAPLLIPVAPPEEIN, from the coding sequence ATGATTGTCTACGATCTGCAATGCGAAGAGGGCGGCCATAAATTCGAGGGCTGGTTCGGCTCCTCGGGCGATTTTGACGGGCAGCAGGCGCGCGGGCTGATTGCCTGCCCGGATTGCGGCAGCGCGCGCGTGAGCAAGGCGCTGATGGCGCCCAATCTGGGGCGCAAGGGCAACCAGAAGGCAGTCGAACTCGAACCGGCCAAGGTGTCAGCTGCGCCTGCGCCTGCTCCAACGCCGCCTGCCTTGCCGCCTGAGGCCAGGGCGATGCTGCAAGCGGTGGCCGCGCTTCAGGCCGAGGCGATCAAAAGCTCGCGCTGGGTGGGGGATGGTTTCGCCAAAGACGCCCGCGCCATGCATTATGGCGAGAAGGAAAACGCCCCCATCCATGGCCGCGCCAGCGCGCAGGATGTGCAGGAGATGCTGGAGGAAGGCATCGGCATTGCGCCTTTGCTGATCCCGGTCGCGCCGCCCGAAGAGATCAACTGA
- a CDS encoding carbon-nitrogen hydrolase family protein encodes MARVALFQMTSGIDPQANADATVKAVAQAKAGGAVMLFTPEMCGLIDKDRTRARASIRKEGDDVVLAAARKAAAEHGIWVALGSLAIDREGEEGADGRYANRTFVIDDKGAIAARYDKMHMFDVDLATGERWRESAAYAPGEGAVVVETPLGRLGLAICYDLRFPALFEALGQARCDVIAIPAAFTVPTGGAHWHLLQRARAVEASAWVVSAAQVGTHEDGRATYGHSLVVDPWGGVALDMGGEAAGVAFAEIDPARTAEVRAQLPSLDNRRPVGAARAS; translated from the coding sequence ATGGCGCGGGTGGCCCTGTTCCAGATGACCTCGGGCATTGACCCGCAGGCCAATGCCGATGCCACCGTGAAGGCGGTGGCGCAGGCCAAGGCGGGCGGGGCGGTGATGCTGTTCACGCCCGAAATGTGCGGCCTGATCGACAAGGATCGCACCCGCGCCCGCGCCAGCATCCGCAAGGAAGGCGATGATGTGGTGCTGGCTGCCGCGCGCAAGGCGGCAGCAGAGCATGGCATCTGGGTCGCACTGGGCTCTCTGGCGATCGACCGCGAGGGCGAAGAAGGTGCCGATGGCCGCTATGCCAACCGTACCTTCGTCATCGACGACAAGGGCGCGATCGCCGCGCGCTACGACAAGATGCACATGTTCGACGTCGATCTGGCCACCGGTGAGCGCTGGCGCGAATCCGCCGCCTATGCCCCGGGCGAGGGCGCTGTGGTGGTGGAAACGCCGCTGGGCCGCCTTGGCCTCGCGATCTGCTACGATCTGCGCTTCCCGGCGCTGTTCGAGGCGCTGGGGCAGGCGCGCTGCGATGTGATCGCCATTCCCGCCGCCTTCACCGTGCCGACAGGCGGGGCGCATTGGCATCTGCTCCAGCGCGCCCGTGCGGTGGAGGCCAGTGCCTGGGTGGTGTCGGCGGCTCAGGTGGGCACGCATGAGGATGGCCGCGCCACCTATGGCCACAGCCTCGTGGTCGACCCATGGGGCGGCGTGGCGCTGGATATGGGTGGAGAGGCGGCAGGCGTGGCCTTCGCCGAGATCGATCCGGCCCGCACCGCTGAAGTGCGCGCTCAACTGCCCAGCCTCGACAACCGTCGTCCGGTGGGAGCCGCCCGCGCATCATGA
- the grxC gene encoding glutaredoxin 3: MTAKVEIYTQWGCGYCVRAKALLDSKGVAYTEYDTSMDTSKRREMVERKPDARTVPQIFIDDAAIGGSDDLHALDRAGKLDAMLGL, from the coding sequence ATGACCGCCAAGGTTGAAATCTACACGCAGTGGGGCTGCGGCTATTGCGTGCGCGCCAAGGCGCTGCTGGACAGCAAGGGCGTGGCCTACACCGAATATGACACCTCGATGGACACGTCGAAGCGCCGCGAGATGGTCGAGCGCAAGCCCGATGCGCGCACCGTGCCCCAGATCTTTATCGACGATGCGGCGATTGGCGGATCGGACGATCTCCATGCGCTGGACCGCGCGGGCAAGCTTGACGCGATGCTGGGCCTGTAA
- a CDS encoding Hsp20 family protein, whose amino-acid sequence MNRLDFTPYRRSTVGFDRLFDLLENNARANSGDNYPPFNIERRDEDAYRITLAVAGFKSSEIDITAQQNLLVIQGRKAEETQNAGQFLHLGIAQRGFERRFELADFVRVESAGLEDGLLVIDLVREVPEAMKPRKIAIGGTQPLSVIDGGASSSEADAA is encoded by the coding sequence ATGAACCGTCTGGATTTCACCCCCTATCGCCGCAGCACTGTGGGTTTCGACCGTCTGTTCGACCTGCTGGAAAACAATGCACGCGCCAACAGCGGGGACAATTACCCCCCCTTCAACATCGAACGCCGCGATGAAGATGCCTATCGCATCACGCTGGCCGTTGCCGGTTTCAAGTCGTCCGAGATCGACATCACCGCTCAACAGAATCTGCTGGTGATCCAGGGCCGCAAGGCCGAGGAAACCCAGAATGCCGGGCAGTTCCTGCACCTTGGCATCGCGCAGCGCGGTTTCGAGCGTCGCTTTGAACTGGCCGATTTCGTCCGCGTGGAAAGCGCCGGGCTTGAAGACGGCCTGCTGGTGATCGACCTTGTGCGCGAAGTGCCCGAGGCGATGAAGCCCCGCAAGATCGCCATTGGCGGCACCCAGCCGCTCAGCGTGATCGATGGTGGCGCCAGCAGCAGCGAGGCTGACGCGGCGTAA
- a CDS encoding CTP synthase, with amino-acid sequence MTRYIFITGGVVSSLGKGLMAASLAALLQARGFKVRIRKFDPYLNVDPGTMSPYQHGEVFVTDDGAETDLDLGHYERFTGVSARKSDNITSGRIYQSVIAKERRGDYLGATVQVIPHVTDAIKNFAQEETDGLDFVLCEIGGTVGDIEGLPFMEAIRQLRNDLGREQTCFAHVTLVPYIAAAGELKTKPTQHSVRELTSLGIQPDILLCRCEHPLPENERAKIALFCNVRKEAVIPALDAPNIYAVPIQYHNEGLDAAVLHHFGLTAPTPDLTGWEGITKSYANPEGEVTIGVVGKYVVLQDAYKSLNEALVHGGLANKVKVHIKWIDAEIFEKGDEEIAATLEPLHGVLVPGGFGERGTEGKIAAVRFARERKVPFFGICLGMQMACIEGARNTAGFASASSTEFGETSEPVVGIITEWMSEEGLQTRHADTDLGGTMRLGAYEAKLAGNSHVATIYGSETISERHRHRYEVNSHYREALEQGGLVFSGMSPDGLLPEIVERPDHPWFVGVQFHPELKSRPFEPHPLFAGFISAAVRQARLV; translated from the coding sequence ATGACGCGGTATATTTTCATCACCGGCGGCGTGGTTTCCTCGCTCGGCAAAGGCCTCATGGCGGCAAGCTTGGCAGCGCTCCTTCAGGCGCGCGGCTTCAAGGTCCGCATTCGCAAGTTCGATCCCTACCTCAACGTCGATCCGGGCACGATGAGCCCGTATCAGCACGGTGAAGTGTTCGTGACCGACGATGGCGCCGAGACGGACCTCGACCTTGGCCATTACGAACGCTTCACGGGGGTTTCGGCCCGCAAGAGCGACAACATCACCTCGGGCCGGATCTATCAGTCCGTCATCGCCAAGGAGCGCCGCGGCGACTATCTGGGCGCGACGGTGCAGGTGATCCCGCATGTGACCGACGCCATCAAGAATTTCGCGCAGGAAGAGACCGATGGTCTGGACTTCGTGCTGTGCGAGATCGGCGGCACGGTGGGCGACATCGAGGGCCTGCCCTTCATGGAGGCCATCCGCCAGCTGCGCAACGATCTGGGCCGCGAGCAGACCTGCTTCGCCCATGTCACGCTGGTGCCCTACATCGCGGCGGCCGGCGAACTGAAGACCAAGCCCACGCAGCACTCGGTGCGCGAGCTGACCAGCCTGGGCATCCAGCCCGACATCCTGCTGTGCCGCTGCGAGCATCCGCTGCCCGAGAATGAGCGCGCCAAGATCGCCCTCTTCTGCAACGTGCGCAAGGAAGCGGTGATCCCCGCGCTGGACGCGCCCAACATCTATGCCGTGCCCATCCAGTACCACAATGAGGGTCTGGACGCCGCCGTACTGCATCACTTCGGCCTCACCGCCCCCACGCCCGATCTGACCGGCTGGGAAGGCATCACCAAGTCCTACGCCAACCCCGAGGGTGAAGTGACCATCGGCGTGGTCGGCAAGTATGTGGTGCTGCAGGATGCCTATAAGAGCCTCAACGAGGCGCTGGTGCATGGCGGTCTGGCCAACAAGGTGAAGGTCCATATCAAGTGGATCGACGCCGAAATCTTCGAGAAGGGCGACGAGGAAATCGCCGCCACGCTCGAACCGCTGCATGGCGTGCTGGTCCCCGGCGGCTTTGGCGAGCGCGGCACCGAAGGCAAGATCGCCGCGGTGCGCTTCGCCCGTGAGCGCAAGGTACCCTTCTTCGGCATCTGCCTCGGCATGCAGATGGCCTGCATCGAGGGGGCGCGCAACACGGCGGGCTTCGCCTCGGCCTCCTCGACCGAGTTCGGCGAGACCTCCGAGCCGGTGGTGGGCATCATCACCGAATGGATGAGCGAAGAGGGCCTGCAGACCCGCCATGCCGACACCGATCTGGGCGGCACGATGCGTCTGGGCGCCTATGAGGCCAAGCTGGCGGGCAACAGCCATGTCGCCACCATCTATGGCAGCGAGACCATTTCGGAACGCCATCGCCACCGTTACGAGGTGAACAGCCACTATCGTGAGGCGCTGGAGCAGGGCGGTCTGGTCTTCTCCGGCATGTCGCCCGATGGGTTGCTGCCCGAGATCGTCGAGCGTCCGGACCATCCGTGGTTCGTGGGCGTGCAGTTCCACCCGGAACTCAAGAGCCGCCCCTTCGAGCCGCATCCGCTGTTTGCCGGTTTCATCAGCGCGGCGGTGCGTCAGGCGCGCTTGGTCTGA
- the secG gene encoding preprotein translocase subunit SecG, which translates to MFLFLTVVQALVTILLVVVILIQKSEGGGLGVGGSPSGFMSARGAADFMTRMTQVLGGLFVALSIILAALAVKSGSAETVDDSLNRAVPTAPASAPADPLGKTTAPAATNSPAPAAPLDPLAGAAKK; encoded by the coding sequence CTGTTTCTGTTCCTGACGGTCGTGCAGGCCCTGGTTACCATTCTGCTGGTCGTCGTGATCCTGATCCAGAAGTCGGAAGGCGGCGGGCTGGGCGTGGGCGGCAGCCCCTCGGGCTTTATGTCGGCACGCGGCGCCGCCGATTTCATGACGCGCATGACCCAGGTTCTGGGCGGCCTCTTCGTGGCGCTCTCGATCATTCTGGCTGCTCTGGCGGTCAAGAGCGGCTCGGCCGAGACGGTGGATGATTCGCTCAACCGCGCCGTGCCCACCGCTCCGGCCTCGGCGCCCGCCGATCCGCTGGGCAAGACCACGGCTCCCGCTGCGACGAACAGCCCTGCTCCGGCAGCGCCGCTCGATCCGCTGGCTGGCGCGGCCAAAAAGTAA
- the tpiA gene encoding triose-phosphate isomerase, producing MALRPYIVGNWKMNGLRGALAEARAIDRLAQRHPSVEIALAPPATLLYAVAHEAQHIGVGAQNAHTGESGAFTGEVSASMLADSGARFVIVGHSERRWQQGEDDSLVRAKAEAVLAAGMQALVCVGENEDKRLEGQAVATVTAQLRASLPQVPDAAAHLVVGYEPVWAIGTGRVPTVADVGAMHRAIRATLVEVYGAAGQGVRILYGGSVTPENAAELLAAEDVGGALVGGASLTAERFSGIILAAAALVEA from the coding sequence ATGGCGCTCAGGCCGTATATCGTGGGGAACTGGAAGATGAACGGCCTGCGCGGCGCTCTGGCCGAGGCAAGGGCGATCGACCGGCTGGCCCAGCGCCATCCTTCGGTCGAGATCGCTCTCGCGCCGCCCGCCACGCTGCTTTACGCCGTGGCGCATGAGGCGCAGCATATCGGCGTTGGCGCCCAGAATGCCCATACCGGCGAGAGCGGCGCTTTCACCGGTGAGGTCTCTGCCTCCATGCTGGCCGATTCCGGCGCGCGTTTCGTGATCGTGGGCCATTCCGAGCGGCGCTGGCAGCAGGGCGAGGATGATTCGCTGGTCCGTGCCAAGGCCGAGGCGGTGCTGGCCGCCGGCATGCAGGCGCTGGTCTGTGTCGGCGAGAATGAGGACAAGCGCCTTGAAGGCCAGGCCGTGGCGACGGTGACGGCGCAATTGCGCGCCTCGCTGCCTCAGGTGCCCGATGCCGCCGCCCATCTGGTGGTCGGTTACGAACCGGTCTGGGCGATCGGCACGGGTCGCGTGCCCACGGTGGCGGATGTGGGGGCGATGCATCGCGCCATCCGCGCCACGCTGGTCGAGGTCTATGGCGCGGCGGGGCAGGGGGTGCGTATCCTCTATGGCGGTTCGGTGACGCCGGAGAATGCCGCTGAACTGCTGGCTGCCGAGGATGTCGGCGGGGCGCTGGTGGGCGGCGCGAGCCTGACCGCAGAGCGTTTTTCCGGGATCATTCTGGCCGCCGCCGCGCTGGTCGAGGCCTGA
- a CDS encoding peptidylprolyl isomerase, whose translation MLQFFRNIFKSSLGVGIAIAFLVLIIGGFAASDVASNLVSGGGSGETVAKVGSTTITGTQVMKQAQQSVEIARQDNPKVTMRDFLAQNGLTQVIDQMVDRTALLVFGQKNGIVAGKRLVDSELAKIPSLQGPDGKFADANYRQMLAQRNLTDKDVREDIAQGLVARQLLTPAQLGTVTPMEAALRYATLLKDHRSGSVAALPSQAFLPATPPSDAEVASWYNSHKLFFNQPEHRVIRYATFDDSVARNVTAPTDAEIAQRYNADKAQYEASETRKISQLILPTEAAAKTLSEELAKGTSMEAAAKARGLSVGSLGPVAKPALAAQTSQAIADAAFAAKKGVLPAPVKGILGYAVVRVDDIIVKPARTLDQAKGEIAEALLADKRKAALASVTTRIEDSFGKGGALSDAAKELGVTLTSTPALNADGTVFGNPQQKAPPELAKAVPAAFAMERDHAPQLAEIEPGKKFLMFDVDSIVQAAPLPLDRVKPAVVAAIQMEKGAQAAKNAALRVLDKVKHGGELGATVAGLGVKLPPVQALSLGREQLQAQQGQLPPAMGLFFSMAKGSTKLLPLPGGRGWLVVQLKDITTTPVKPDDQLVSDAKRELASLLGREYGDSLRRAIRADVGATRNEAAINGVAKQLAGN comes from the coding sequence ATGCTTCAGTTCTTTCGCAACATCTTCAAATCCTCGCTGGGTGTCGGCATCGCCATCGCCTTTCTGGTGCTGATCATCGGCGGTTTTGCCGCCAGCGATGTCGCCAGCAATCTGGTGAGCGGCGGCGGATCGGGTGAGACTGTCGCCAAGGTCGGCTCGACCACGATCACCGGCACGCAGGTGATGAAGCAGGCCCAGCAGTCGGTCGAAATCGCCCGTCAGGACAACCCCAAGGTGACGATGCGCGATTTTCTGGCGCAGAACGGCCTGACGCAGGTGATCGACCAGATGGTCGACCGCACCGCTTTGCTGGTCTTCGGCCAGAAGAACGGCATCGTTGCTGGCAAGCGCCTGGTGGACAGCGAACTGGCCAAGATCCCCTCGCTGCAGGGCCCGGACGGCAAGTTTGCCGATGCCAACTACCGCCAGATGCTGGCCCAGCGCAATCTGACCGACAAGGACGTGCGTGAGGATATCGCGCAGGGTCTGGTCGCCCGCCAGCTGCTCACCCCCGCCCAGCTGGGTACGGTGACGCCGATGGAAGCCGCGCTGCGCTATGCCACGCTGCTGAAGGATCATCGCAGCGGTTCGGTTGCGGCGCTGCCCTCGCAGGCCTTCCTGCCCGCCACGCCGCCCAGCGATGCCGAGGTGGCCAGCTGGTACAACAGCCACAAGCTGTTCTTCAACCAGCCCGAACACCGCGTGATTCGCTATGCCACCTTCGATGACAGCGTGGCCCGGAACGTCACCGCGCCCACCGATGCCGAGATCGCCCAGCGCTACAACGCCGACAAGGCGCAGTATGAAGCCAGCGAGACGCGCAAGATCAGCCAGCTGATCCTGCCGACCGAAGCCGCCGCCAAGACCCTCTCGGAGGAACTGGCCAAGGGCACCTCGATGGAAGCCGCCGCCAAGGCGCGCGGTCTTTCGGTGGGCAGCCTCGGCCCGGTCGCCAAACCGGCGCTGGCCGCGCAGACCTCGCAGGCGATCGCCGATGCCGCCTTTGCCGCGAAGAAGGGCGTGCTGCCCGCGCCGGTGAAGGGCATTCTGGGCTATGCCGTGGTGCGCGTGGACGACATCATCGTGAAGCCCGCCCGCACACTGGATCAGGCCAAGGGCGAGATCGCCGAGGCTCTGCTGGCTGACAAGCGCAAGGCGGCCCTCGCCAGCGTGACCACCAGGATCGAGGACAGCTTCGGCAAGGGCGGCGCGCTCAGCGATGCCGCCAAGGAGCTGGGCGTGACGCTGACCTCCACCCCGGCGCTCAACGCCGATGGCACCGTCTTCGGCAATCCCCAGCAGAAGGCCCCGCCCGAGCTGGCCAAGGCCGTGCCCGCCGCCTTCGCCATGGAGCGCGACCATGCGCCCCAGCTGGCCGAGATCGAGCCCGGCAAGAAGTTCCTGATGTTCGATGTGGACAGCATCGTGCAGGCCGCCCCGCTGCCTCTCGATCGCGTGAAGCCCGCCGTGGTCGCCGCGATCCAGATGGAAAAGGGCGCTCAGGCCGCCAAGAACGCCGCGCTGCGCGTGCTCGACAAGGTCAAGCATGGCGGTGAACTGGGTGCCACCGTTGCCGGGCTGGGCGTCAAGCTGCCGCCGGTGCAGGCGCTTTCGCTGGGTCGTGAGCAGCTTCAGGCCCAGCAGGGCCAGCTGCCGCCCGCCATGGGCCTGTTCTTCTCGATGGCAAAGGGCAGCACCAAGCTGCTGCCGCTGCCGGGTGGCCGCGGCTGGCTGGTGGTGCAGCTCAAGGACATCACCACCACGCCGGTCAAGCCCGACGATCAGCTGGTGAGCGATGCCAAGCGCGAACTGGCCAGCCTGCTGGGCCGCGAATATGGCGATTCCCTGCGCCGCGCGATCCGCGCCGATGTGGGCGCCACCCGTAACGAGGCCGCCATCAACGGCGTCGCCAAGCAACTGGCGGGCAACTGA
- the trpE gene encoding anthranilate synthase component I — MTQISTTARPDNQEAALAALREGKPALVWRRIIADTETPVGAGAKLIESGRGDFLLESVQGGEVRGRYSLLGLDPDLVFRAVGKKAEINRIWQHDRAAFEPLSADPLTELRALVAACHIDVPAQLPPALACLVGYFGYETFGLVENLPRPAQSDLDLPDMLFVRPRLILVFDRLSDELFVIAPIWPSSTPPERALDAAHDRIDDALRRLAGPTPDTTHAITEMPEPQLTPVMQPGRYGEMVKAAKDYISAGDIFQVVLAQRFTAPFTLPPFALYRSLRRVNPSPFLYFLDLPGFAVVGSSPEILVRVRAGEVTIRPIAGTRPRGKTAEEDKANEISLLADPKERAEHLMLLDLGRNDVGRVAARGSVKVTESYTIERYSHVMHIVSNVVGELDTAKHDAIDAVFAGFPAGTVSGAPKVRACQIIAELEGETRGAYAGGVGYFGPDGNLDSCIVLRTAVVKDGMMHVQAGAGIVADSDPASEQRECEHKAGALFAAAREAVRVASEAGFGQ; from the coding sequence ATGACCCAGATCAGCACCACCGCCCGCCCCGACAACCAGGAGGCAGCCCTTGCCGCCCTGCGCGAAGGCAAGCCGGCGCTGGTCTGGCGTCGCATCATTGCCGATACCGAGACGCCGGTGGGCGCGGGCGCCAAGCTGATCGAGAGCGGTCGCGGCGATTTCCTGCTCGAATCGGTGCAGGGCGGCGAGGTGCGCGGGCGCTACAGCCTGCTGGGCCTCGATCCCGATCTGGTGTTTCGCGCTGTCGGCAAGAAGGCAGAAATCAACCGCATCTGGCAGCATGACCGCGCCGCATTCGAGCCGCTGTCGGCCGATCCGCTGACCGAGCTGCGCGCTCTGGTGGCAGCGTGCCATATCGATGTGCCGGCGCAGCTGCCCCCGGCGCTGGCCTGTCTGGTCGGCTATTTCGGCTATGAAACCTTCGGACTGGTCGAAAACCTGCCGCGCCCGGCGCAGAGCGATCTCGATCTGCCGGACATGCTCTTCGTGCGCCCGCGCCTCATTCTGGTCTTCGACCGGCTGAGCGACGAGCTTTTCGTGATCGCGCCGATCTGGCCGTCATCCACCCCGCCCGAGCGGGCGCTGGATGCCGCGCATGACCGGATCGACGATGCCCTGCGCCGTCTGGCAGGCCCGACCCCGGACACCACCCACGCCATCACCGAAATGCCCGAGCCGCAGCTTACCCCGGTGATGCAGCCGGGCCGCTATGGCGAGATGGTCAAGGCCGCCAAGGATTACATCTCGGCGGGCGATATCTTTCAGGTGGTGCTGGCGCAGCGCTTCACCGCGCCCTTCACCCTGCCGCCTTTCGCGCTTTACCGTTCTCTGCGCCGGGTGAATCCCTCGCCCTTCCTCTATTTCCTCGATCTGCCCGGCTTTGCCGTGGTCGGCTCCAGCCCGGAAATTCTGGTGCGCGTGCGCGCCGGGGAAGTGACGATCCGCCCCATCGCGGGCACCCGTCCGCGCGGCAAGACCGCCGAGGAAGACAAGGCCAATGAGATCAGCCTGCTGGCCGATCCCAAGGAGCGGGCCGAGCATCTGATGCTGCTCGATCTGGGCCGCAACGATGTGGGCCGGGTGGCGGCGCGCGGCAGCGTGAAGGTCACCGAAAGCTACACCATCGAGCGTTACAGCCATGTGATGCACATCGTCTCCAATGTGGTGGGCGAGCTGGATACGGCCAAACATGACGCCATCGATGCGGTCTTTGCGGGCTTTCCGGCCGGCACGGTCAGCGGGGCGCCCAAGGTGCGTGCCTGCCAGATCATCGCCGAGCTGGAAGGCGAGACGCGCGGGGCCTATGCGGGCGGCGTCGGCTATTTCGGACCCGACGGCAATCTGGACAGCTGCATCGTGCTGCGCACCGCCGTGGTGAAGGATGGCATGATGCATGTGCAGGCGGGCGCGGGCATCGTGGCCGACAGCGATCCGGCCAGCGAGCAGCGCGAGTGCGAGCATAAGGCCGGTGCCCTGTTCGCCGCCGCCCGCGAGGCCGTGCGCGTGGCAAGCGAAGCCGGTTTCGGGCAATGA
- a CDS encoding YcxB family protein, with protein sequence MSDSLADSHSFTIVSDEKDWLSASWLLTRHRWLWKRLIVVSGSIWLLYCGLEVLPDGLQYGWHRAWILHGLLWGTGITLAVIAIGVALACGLLPFRVRKLFRDASKLAQSTQFTFDAKGLRTANQHATTTLDWLQFERWLENDRILLLIVMQRSYYAISKSQVAPHIIDALRSALIAARVPHR encoded by the coding sequence ATGAGCGACAGTCTGGCCGACAGCCATTCCTTCACCATCGTCAGCGATGAGAAGGATTGGCTGTCGGCAAGCTGGCTGCTGACGCGTCATCGCTGGCTGTGGAAACGGCTGATCGTGGTCTCGGGCTCAATCTGGCTGCTTTACTGCGGCTTGGAGGTGTTGCCCGATGGCTTGCAATATGGCTGGCATCGCGCATGGATTCTCCATGGCCTGCTATGGGGCACCGGCATCACGCTGGCGGTGATCGCCATCGGTGTGGCCTTGGCTTGCGGCCTGCTGCCCTTCCGGGTGCGCAAACTGTTCCGTGACGCGTCCAAGCTGGCGCAGTCCACGCAGTTCACCTTCGATGCCAAGGGACTGCGCACCGCCAACCAGCACGCCACCACCACGCTGGACTGGCTCCAGTTCGAGCGATGGCTTGAGAATGACCGCATCCTGCTGCTGATCGTGATGCAGCGCAGCTATTACGCCATTTCCAAGTCGCAAGTCGCTCCCCATATCATCGACGCGCTGAGGTCGGCCCTGATTGCCGCCCGCGTCCCCCATCGCTAG
- a CDS encoding anthranilate synthase component II has product MILVIDNYDSFTFNLVHYLLELGAEVEVVRNDALSAGQAISSGAQGFLISPGPCTPNEAGISLDLVGAAADAGKPLLGVCLGHQAIGQYFGGKVVRGGLMHGKTSPVTHDDTGVFAGLPSPFTATRYHSLIVDNIPETLEVNARSDDGHVMGFRHATLPIHGVQFHPESIATEHGHAMLANFLRSAGMSVTMPETLTPIRAA; this is encoded by the coding sequence ATGATCCTCGTTATCGACAATTACGACAGCTTTACCTTCAACCTCGTCCACTACCTGCTGGAACTGGGCGCCGAGGTCGAAGTGGTGCGCAATGACGCGCTTTCCGCCGGACAGGCTATTTCCTCGGGCGCTCAGGGCTTCCTGATCTCGCCAGGGCCCTGCACGCCCAATGAGGCGGGGATCAGCCTCGATCTGGTCGGCGCCGCCGCCGACGCTGGCAAGCCGCTGCTGGGCGTGTGTCTGGGCCATCAGGCCATCGGCCAGTATTTCGGCGGCAAGGTGGTGCGCGGCGGGCTGATGCACGGCAAGACCAGCCCGGTCACCCATGACGACACCGGCGTGTTTGCAGGCCTCCCCTCGCCCTTTACCGCCACCCGCTATCACTCGCTGATCGTGGACAACATTCCCGAGACGCTGGAGGTCAACGCCCGCAGCGACGATGGCCATGTGATGGGCTTCCGCCACGCCACCCTGCCGATCCATGGCGTGCAGTTCCACCCCGAGAGCATCGCGACGGAACATGGCCATGCCATGCTGGCCAACTTCCTGCGCAGCGCCGGGATGAGCGTGACCATGCCGGAAACCCTTACGCCGATCCGCGCGGCATGA